CTGGGAAGAGGGATGGTGAAGTAGGGCAGGGACGGATAGCGAAGACGAGCGGGACGGAGCTACGACAGCATTGAGGAGCGTTCGTTCTCCGAACGAGCATAAGCGATGAAGTTCACGATGTGGCGGCCTTCGCGGTGGGCGGGACTGATGCCCAACGGCGCGGGCCAGGTGAAGCCGAACCACTATAAGGACATGGTGAAGGCGGCATGGGCGAACCGGGATTCGCTGCCGTACGCCTGGCGCGTGCTCTCCAAGGGGGTATGCGACGGGTGCGCGCTGGGGACGACGGGCCTCCACGACTTCACGATGAAGGGGCTCCACCTGTGCACGGTGCGCTTGAATCTCCTGCGCCTGAACACGATGGGGGCGATGGACATCGGCAAGCTGAAGGACGCGGCGGCGCTGAGGGGCATGAGCTCCAAGGAGCTACGCGACCTGGGGAGACTGCCGTACCCGATGGCACGTCGAAGGGGCGAGGCGGGCTTTTCCCGGGTGACGTGGGATGAGGCGCTGACGCTGATCGCAGAGCGCATCCGGGCGACGGACCCGCGCCGCATCTCGCTCTACCTGACTTCGAGAGGGATCACAAACGAGGCCTACTACGCGGCGCAGAAGGCATGGCGGTTCATGGGGAGCAACAACGTAGACAACTCATCGCGGATCTGCCACGCGCCCAGCACGACGGCGCTGAAGGAGACGATCGGGGTCGGCGCGACGACGTGTTCGTACAACGACTGGATGGGGTCTGACCTGCTGATCTTTGTGGGGAGCGACGTGCCGAACAACCAGCCGGTGACGACGAAGTATCTCTTTTATGCAAAGCAGCAGGGCTCCAAGGTGCTGGTGGTGAACACGTATAAGGAGCCCGGGCTGGAGCGGTACTGGGTGCCCTCCGTGATGGAGAGCGCGGTCTTCGGCACGAAGCTGACGGACCGGTTTTTCCTGATCCACACAGGCGGAGACATCGCCTTTTTCAACGGCGTGCTGAAGCACCTGATCGAGCAGGGGTGGGTGGAGGCCGAGTTCATCGCGAAGCACACGGCGGACTATGGACAGGCGAAGGCGGCGGTGGAGGGGCAATCGTGGGAGATGCTGGAGCGGTTCTCAGGGTCGTCGCGGGAGGAGATGCTGGCCTTCGCGAAGGAGTTCGCCTCGGCGAAGAGCGCGGTGATCGTATGGAGCATGGGGATCACGCAGCATCGCTTCGGCGTGGAGAATGTGAAGTCGCTGGTGAACCTGATGCTGGCGAAGGGGTTCGTGGGGAGAGAGAAGTGCGGGCTGATGGCGATCCGGGGGCACAGCGGCGTCCAGGGGGGCGCGGAGATGGGCGCGGTGCCGTGGGACTACCCCGGCGGCATGGCGATGAACGAAGAGAATGCCTGGGCGCTGGAGCGGCTGTGGGGTTTCCCGGTCCCAACGTGGCGGGGGCTTTCCGCCGTGGAGTCCATTGACGCGGCGCACGCGGGGAAGCTGGACGTGCTCTACTCCGTAGGCGGGAATTTTCTGGAGACGCTGCCGGAGCCGCAGTTCGTGGAGGAGGCGCTGGCGCGAGTGCCGCTTCGCGTGCACCAGGACATCGTGGTGACGACGCAGATGCTGACGGACCCAGCGGAGACGGTGGTGCTGCTGCCGGCGCAGACGCGGTATGAGCAGCGCGGAGGAGGGACGGAGACGTCTACGGAGCGTCGGGTTTATTTCAGCCCGGAGATACAGGGCAGACGGATCGGCGAGGCGAAGGCGGAGTTCGACATCTTTATGGAAATCGCCAAGGGCGTGCGGCCGGAGATGGGGCATCTGATTGACTTTAAGGACTGCCAGGCGATACGAGACGAGATCCCCAAAGCGGTGCCGTTCTATGAGGGCATCCAGCACCTGAAAAAGCAGGGGGATGCCTTCCAGTGGGGCGGTGCTCGATTGTGCGAAGGAGCTTTGTTCCCGACAAAGGATGGAAAGGCGCACTTTGCATCGCTGAGGCCGCCGGAGATGGTGATACCCGAGGGGTGGTTCCTCCTCAGCACGCGGCGGGGGAGGCAGTTCAACAGTATGGTGCAGGCGGAGCGGGACCCGCTAACGGGGGCAAAACGGGATGACGTGCTGATGAGCAAGGCGGATGCGGAGTCGCTCGGGCTGAAGGAGGGGGATGCGCTACGGCTTATTTCCGATGTGGGGGAGATGGCGGGGCGGTGCAAGATTGCGCCGGTGAAGGAACGCAACATCCAGGTGCATTGGCCGGAGGGGAATGTGCTGCTGCGCCGAGGAGCGACGGACCCCGTGTGCGGGATACCGGATTACAACACGACGGTGCGGGTGGTGCGGGGGTAGGGGCGACCTAACCCCTGGCCCCTTCCGTAGCTCGAAGACGAGCACGCGAAGGAAGGGGTAGGGGTTGCGGGAGCAACCCGGACAGCGTAGCCAGTTCGTCGTGGCGATGAGAAGCATCGCCGCTCCTTAGGGCAGCAGAGGGGGAGGGCTGGCCTCTCCGATGTATCGGAGCCCTGCGGGAAGGCCAGCCCCTACCGGAAGACGGTGCGAGGGTTGCGGGTGCAACCTGGGGGGTGGGGTTGGAGAGGGGCGCTCCGGTGCGACACACGGAGTGAGGACACGCGCCGCGTTCGCCCGATGGTATCGGGCCGCCCCTACGCCAGATGGGGATTTGGGTTGCGAGGCAACCCAGTTGGCGTAGGCCCGTTCGTCGTGGCGATGAGAAGCATCGCCGCTCCTTAGGGCAGCAGAGGGGGAGGGCTGGCCTCTCCGACGTATCGGAGCCCTGCGGGAAGGCCAGCCCCTACCGGAGGCGGAGGGTGGGTTGAGGGTGCAACCTGG
The Chloroflexota bacterium DNA segment above includes these coding regions:
- a CDS encoding FdhF/YdeP family oxidoreductase gives rise to the protein MKFTMWRPSRWAGLMPNGAGQVKPNHYKDMVKAAWANRDSLPYAWRVLSKGVCDGCALGTTGLHDFTMKGLHLCTVRLNLLRLNTMGAMDIGKLKDAAALRGMSSKELRDLGRLPYPMARRRGEAGFSRVTWDEALTLIAERIRATDPRRISLYLTSRGITNEAYYAAQKAWRFMGSNNVDNSSRICHAPSTTALKETIGVGATTCSYNDWMGSDLLIFVGSDVPNNQPVTTKYLFYAKQQGSKVLVVNTYKEPGLERYWVPSVMESAVFGTKLTDRFFLIHTGGDIAFFNGVLKHLIEQGWVEAEFIAKHTADYGQAKAAVEGQSWEMLERFSGSSREEMLAFAKEFASAKSAVIVWSMGITQHRFGVENVKSLVNLMLAKGFVGREKCGLMAIRGHSGVQGGAEMGAVPWDYPGGMAMNEENAWALERLWGFPVPTWRGLSAVESIDAAHAGKLDVLYSVGGNFLETLPEPQFVEEALARVPLRVHQDIVVTTQMLTDPAETVVLLPAQTRYEQRGGGTETSTERRVYFSPEIQGRRIGEAKAEFDIFMEIAKGVRPEMGHLIDFKDCQAIRDEIPKAVPFYEGIQHLKKQGDAFQWGGARLCEGALFPTKDGKAHFASLRPPEMVIPEGWFLLSTRRGRQFNSMVQAERDPLTGAKRDDVLMSKADAESLGLKEGDALRLISDVGEMAGRCKIAPVKERNIQVHWPEGNVLLRRGATDPVCGIPDYNTTVRVVRG